In the Gammaproteobacteria bacterium genome, one interval contains:
- a CDS encoding GTP-binding protein, translating into MKNWKPVRDAWQRLRFRRPREQTRPPATADRGGQGHLDDARLSLTALLEDSHIPPQVRAGLAGEMEQVQEMLDKLEQGHLHIAVFGRVGVGKSALLNALLGERRFSCSPLHGETTTTAMAPWREVEKDGVFLVDTPGINEVDGETRERMAHEVAGRSDLVLFVVEGDISDTELAALRTLLEASRPIILVFNKIDHYRGEDREVVLASLRNRTRDLIPERNIVGVSADPAERVYIQVAEDGSEQETVRRPAPEVQQLVDRLWQILEREGKSLMALNATLFAGRLSDDLARRVVELKTELAQRLVRNYCITKGVLVGVNPVPVADLAAAAAVDVSLVVHLSRVYGLPLTRSEAGGLIRTIFAQMAVLMGTVWAIHLLSSALKVGTLGLSTALTAAAQGAVAYYATYIVGEAAREYLQMGKSWGSAGPKRVVRDILDSVDRDSLLAGAREEILGRIKTG; encoded by the coding sequence GTGAAGAACTGGAAACCCGTGCGCGACGCCTGGCAAAGGTTGCGCTTCAGAAGACCGAGAGAACAGACAAGGCCGCCGGCAACGGCTGATCGAGGAGGCCAGGGGCATCTGGACGATGCCCGCCTTTCCCTCACCGCTCTGCTGGAGGACAGCCATATCCCGCCCCAGGTACGGGCGGGCCTGGCGGGAGAGATGGAGCAGGTCCAGGAGATGCTGGATAAGCTCGAGCAGGGCCATCTCCATATCGCCGTCTTCGGGCGCGTGGGCGTCGGCAAGTCCGCCCTCCTCAACGCCCTGCTGGGCGAACGCCGTTTCAGTTGCAGCCCCCTCCATGGCGAGACCACCACCACCGCCATGGCGCCGTGGCGGGAGGTCGAGAAGGACGGCGTATTTCTCGTAGACACCCCCGGCATCAACGAGGTGGACGGCGAGACCCGGGAGCGCATGGCCCACGAGGTGGCCGGGCGCTCGGATCTGGTGCTTTTCGTGGTGGAGGGTGACATCTCGGATACCGAACTGGCGGCCCTGCGCACCCTGCTGGAGGCCTCCCGCCCCATCATCCTGGTGTTCAACAAGATCGACCACTATCGCGGTGAGGACCGGGAGGTGGTCCTGGCGTCCCTGCGCAACCGCACCCGCGATCTCATTCCGGAGCGCAACATCGTGGGCGTCAGCGCCGATCCGGCGGAGCGTGTCTACATCCAGGTGGCCGAGGACGGCAGCGAGCAGGAGACCGTGCGCCGGCCCGCTCCCGAGGTCCAGCAACTGGTGGACCGATTATGGCAGATCCTGGAACGTGAAGGTAAATCCCTCATGGCCCTCAACGCCACCCTGTTCGCCGGTCGCCTGTCGGACGACCTCGCGCGACGGGTGGTGGAACTCAAGACGGAACTGGCCCAACGTCTGGTACGCAACTACTGCATCACCAAGGGCGTGCTGGTGGGGGTGAACCCCGTGCCGGTGGCGGATCTCGCCGCGGCTGCCGCGGTGGACGTCAGCCTGGTGGTCCACCTGTCCCGCGTCTACGGCCTGCCCCTGACCCGGTCGGAGGCGGGCGGGCTGATCCGCACCATATTTGCCCAGATGGCGGTGCTCATGGGCACCGTATGGGCCATCCACCTCCTGTCCTCCGCCCTCAAGGTGGGCACCCTGGGTTTGTCCACCGCACTGACGGCGGCGGCCCAGGGCGCGGTGGCCTACTACGCCACCTACATCGTCGGTGAGGCGGCGCGGGAGTACCTGCAGATGGGCAAGTCATGGGGTAGCGCCGGTCCCAAGCGGGTGGTACGCGACATCCTCGACTCGGTGGATCGCGACTCCCTGCTGGCCGGCGCACGAGAGGAGATCCTGGGCCGCATCAAGACGGGCTGA
- a CDS encoding DMT family transporter, with translation MPRTRIPISATEVGILIISAAMLSVPVIDALAKWASMSQAVGQIAWGRFMVQCLVLLPLLLVRGTPIAGTLAARHFWMGVVLAGAVIFLVWGLHHLPIANNTAIFFVQPLILTAISGVFLGERIGWSRWLAVLVGLVGALVVIRPNWAAYGVATIFPFLAGTCYAIYMALTRTRAVHEDIILLQFWTGLVAAGILSVLMAAGWHVGLPVFSFSRPDGTGVALVVAIGLLSAVIHVMIAAALKRADASVMAPFQYLEIISATALGWAVFGDLPDRITALGALIIIASGLYVFLTERRVARQAVAPVN, from the coding sequence TTGCCCCGCACCAGAATCCCTATATCAGCCACCGAAGTGGGTATTCTCATCATCTCCGCCGCCATGCTGTCGGTGCCGGTAATCGATGCCCTGGCGAAGTGGGCGTCCATGTCCCAGGCCGTGGGGCAGATCGCGTGGGGACGGTTTATGGTCCAGTGCCTGGTATTGCTGCCGTTGCTGCTGGTACGTGGCACGCCCATCGCCGGCACTCTGGCGGCGCGCCACTTCTGGATGGGGGTGGTGCTGGCCGGCGCGGTAATATTCCTGGTGTGGGGGCTTCATCACCTGCCCATCGCCAACAACACCGCCATTTTCTTCGTGCAACCGCTGATACTGACCGCCATCTCGGGGGTGTTTTTGGGGGAACGTATCGGCTGGAGCCGCTGGCTGGCGGTATTGGTCGGGTTGGTGGGGGCCCTGGTGGTCATTCGACCCAACTGGGCGGCCTACGGCGTGGCGACGATATTTCCGTTTCTCGCGGGCACCTGCTACGCCATCTATATGGCCCTCACGCGGACTCGGGCGGTCCACGAGGACATCATTCTGTTGCAGTTCTGGACCGGCTTGGTGGCTGCGGGGATCCTCAGCGTGTTGATGGCCGCCGGCTGGCATGTGGGCCTGCCCGTATTCAGCTTCTCCCGTCCCGATGGGACGGGGGTCGCCCTGGTGGTGGCCATCGGCCTGTTATCGGCCGTCATTCATGTCATGATCGCGGCGGCCCTCAAGCGGGCCGACGCCAGCGTCATGGCACCCTTCCAGTATCTAGAGATCATCAGTGCCACTGCCCTCGGCTGGGCCGTGTTCGGTGATCTCCCGGACAGGATTACCGCGCTCGGGGCGCTTATCATCATTGCCTCCGGGCTGTATGTGTTTCTCACGGAACGACGGGTGGCGCGCCAGGCGGTGGCGCCGGTGAATTGA
- a CDS encoding BMC domain-containing protein, whose product MISLRTYVYIDSLQPQLAEYIATVSQGFLPVPGDACLWVEVSPGMAVHRLTDMALKATRVHLSQQVVEREFGSMVLHQRDQSDVRQAGELVLGNMGARLDDRQLPRITWQETIRGMTPDHTVLINRQNRRGSMILAGESMFILETEPAGYVIYAANQAEKAATITLVDVRAVGAYGRLVLSGSEGNVDEAAGAAIAAIGRPSGT is encoded by the coding sequence ATGATATCCCTGCGGACCTACGTCTATATCGACTCGTTGCAGCCCCAACTCGCCGAGTATATCGCTACCGTGTCCCAGGGTTTCCTGCCGGTGCCGGGGGACGCCTGCCTGTGGGTGGAGGTGTCGCCGGGCATGGCCGTCCACCGCCTCACGGACATGGCCCTGAAAGCCACCCGGGTGCATCTGTCCCAGCAGGTGGTAGAACGGGAGTTCGGTTCCATGGTGCTCCATCAGCGGGATCAGAGCGACGTGCGCCAGGCGGGAGAGCTGGTGCTTGGCAACATGGGCGCGCGGCTCGACGATCGCCAGCTACCCCGCATCACCTGGCAGGAGACCATCCGCGGCATGACGCCGGACCACACGGTGCTCATCAATCGCCAGAACCGCAGGGGTTCCATGATCCTGGCCGGCGAGAGTATGTTCATTCTGGAGACGGAGCCCGCGGGCTACGTGATCTACGCCGCCAATCAGGCGGAGAAGGCCGCCACCATCACGCTGGTGGACGTGCGGGCCGTGGGCGCCTATGGCCGCCTCGTGCTGTCGGGAAGCGAGGGCAATGTGGACGAGGCGGCGGGCGCGGCTATCGCGGCCATCGGACGCCCCTCCGGCACGTGA
- a CDS encoding H-NS histone family protein, with protein sequence MAKVPNVSNLTLEQIQKLKTDLNKEETRKKRSQKSRLVTQLAGEIRKSGFTVEEIANDLLQKKSKAPVAKRAGTRRGSVNVAYIDPEDPNNTWTFKGRAPKWVEERMQAAGLDIKNREHKEQFRKKLKKA encoded by the coding sequence ATGGCAAAAGTACCGAATGTTTCCAATCTGACACTCGAACAGATCCAAAAACTGAAAACCGATCTGAATAAGGAAGAAACAAGAAAAAAACGCTCCCAGAAATCCCGCCTGGTGACCCAACTGGCCGGAGAGATCCGGAAAAGCGGCTTCACGGTCGAAGAGATAGCCAATGACCTGCTTCAAAAGAAAAGCAAGGCCCCGGTTGCCAAGCGCGCCGGCACCAGGCGGGGGTCAGTCAATGTGGCCTATATCGATCCGGAGGACCCGAACAATACCTGGACCTTCAAGGGGCGGGCGCCGAAATGGGTCGAGGAGCGCATGCAGGCGGCAGGCCTCGACATCAAGAACCGCGAGCACAAGGAACAATTCAGGAAAAAGCTGAAGAAGGCCTGA
- a CDS encoding class I SAM-dependent methyltransferase, producing the protein MADLFADKAGDWDKRERVKALSRDIGAAILRSIDFQEGMEVMDFGAGTGLITSQVAPLVERIVAVDTSEAMLEHLMAKPELAGKVKPVCRDITTEPIRERFDLIMSAMALHHVPDTRTLLLRFAEHLKPGARIALADLDKEDGTFHPADAEGVFHHGFERALLAELLEEVGFDGVHFTTAHTVKGDARDYPVFLVTAAKP; encoded by the coding sequence ATGGCGGATTTGTTCGCGGACAAGGCCGGGGATTGGGACAAGCGGGAGCGGGTCAAGGCCTTATCCCGGGACATCGGCGCGGCCATCCTGAGGAGTATCGATTTCCAAGAGGGCATGGAGGTCATGGACTTCGGTGCCGGCACGGGCCTCATCACCAGTCAGGTGGCCCCGCTGGTGGAACGCATCGTGGCAGTGGACACCTCGGAAGCCATGCTGGAGCACCTGATGGCCAAACCGGAACTCGCGGGCAAGGTGAAACCCGTGTGCCGGGATATCACTACCGAGCCTATCCGTGAGCGCTTCGACCTCATCATGAGCGCCATGGCCCTGCACCACGTGCCGGATACCCGTACCCTGCTGCTGCGCTTCGCGGAACATCTGAAGCCGGGTGCCCGGATCGCCCTGGCGGACCTGGACAAGGAGGATGGCACCTTTCACCCGGCGGATGCCGAAGGCGTTTTCCACCACGGATTCGAGCGCGCCCTCCTGGCGGAACTGCTGGAGGAGGTGGGATTCGATGGCGTGCATTTCACCACGGCCCATACGGTGAAGGGTGATGCCCGCGATTATCCGGTGTTCCTGGTGACGGCCGCGAAGCCATAG
- a CDS encoding GTPase — MARNIPPLRLLVAAGLSLALALLLLVLLYITDMALTVWQKLVQAPPVFVIGYALFLVAVAAGGTYIIWRLARPRRTIPDTVAAPPPPTEDEVRREVASAQERGVDASASVAEISDLEQRRASGEVHVALFGEVSTGKSALVNALVPAASTRVDPRSGTTRRIERHTWQSPAGDRLVLVDMPGVNEPDGTLTELSTDEALRAHVVVYVCDGDLSRDQYGELRNLAAFGKPLIVALNKVDRYSPEDLERITARIRERTGSHAGVEVVQVSAGSEQEVTVVHADGREEIRRRRLPANVDTLRDALQRRIDHDGEVLDELRDAAVFVLAKRKLDQTLKTHRDEASRRVVTSYTRKAVVGAMAAVSPGMDIIIQGYLGVGMVKELCKIYDVPVREVEIDRVLKNATGRAGKALPVALAIAGNSLKAFPGAGTLAGGVTHAVAYGLMFDSLGQAISRTLETRGALPPAVVSRTLEEVLGEELETRARRLAKVALQKTERTDKAAGNG; from the coding sequence ATGGCCCGAAACATCCCCCCCTTGAGGTTGCTGGTGGCTGCCGGCCTCAGCCTGGCGCTGGCCCTGCTGCTGCTGGTGCTGCTCTACATCACGGACATGGCCCTGACGGTGTGGCAGAAGCTGGTGCAGGCGCCGCCGGTCTTCGTCATAGGTTACGCCTTGTTTTTGGTGGCGGTGGCGGCCGGCGGCACCTACATCATCTGGCGTCTCGCGCGCCCGCGGCGGACTATTCCTGATACCGTCGCTGCCCCGCCGCCGCCCACCGAGGATGAAGTCCGCAGGGAGGTGGCCTCGGCCCAGGAACGGGGCGTGGATGCCTCCGCTTCGGTGGCCGAGATCTCCGATCTGGAGCAACGCCGGGCCTCCGGCGAGGTCCACGTCGCCCTGTTCGGTGAGGTAAGCACCGGCAAGAGCGCGCTGGTCAACGCCCTAGTCCCCGCCGCCTCGACCCGGGTCGATCCCCGGTCGGGCACCACGCGGCGCATCGAGCGCCATACCTGGCAGAGCCCCGCCGGGGATCGCCTGGTGTTGGTGGACATGCCTGGAGTCAACGAGCCCGATGGTACCCTGACGGAACTCTCCACCGATGAGGCCCTGCGGGCCCACGTGGTGGTCTATGTGTGCGACGGCGACCTGAGCCGGGACCAATACGGAGAACTGCGAAATCTCGCCGCCTTCGGCAAGCCCCTCATCGTCGCCCTGAACAAGGTGGACCGCTACAGCCCCGAGGACCTCGAGCGCATCACCGCACGCATCCGTGAACGCACCGGCAGCCATGCCGGTGTAGAAGTGGTACAGGTGAGCGCGGGCTCCGAGCAGGAAGTGACGGTGGTGCATGCCGATGGCCGCGAGGAAATCCGGCGCCGCCGCCTGCCCGCCAACGTGGATACCCTGCGGGACGCCCTGCAACGGCGTATCGATCACGATGGGGAGGTCCTGGACGAACTGCGGGACGCCGCGGTGTTCGTGCTCGCCAAACGCAAGCTGGACCAGACCCTCAAGACCCACCGGGACGAGGCCTCACGCCGGGTGGTGACCAGCTATACCCGCAAGGCGGTGGTGGGCGCCATGGCCGCGGTGAGTCCCGGCATGGACATCATAATCCAGGGTTACCTCGGCGTCGGCATGGTCAAGGAGCTGTGCAAGATATACGACGTGCCGGTGCGCGAGGTGGAGATCGACCGGGTACTGAAGAACGCCACCGGCCGCGCCGGCAAGGCCCTGCCGGTGGCCCTGGCCATCGCCGGCAATTCCCTCAAGGCCTTCCCCGGCGCGGGTACGCTGGCAGGCGGCGTGACCCATGCCGTAGCCTATGGCCTCATGTTCGACAGTCTGGGGCAGGCCATCTCCCGCACCCTCGAAACCCGGGGCGCGTTGCCACCGGCCGTGGTCAGCCGAACCCTGGAGGAAGTGCTTGGTGAAGAACTGGAAACCCGTGCGCGACGCCTGGCAAAGGTTGCGCTTCAGAAGACCGAGAGAACAGACAAGGCCGCCGGCAACGGCTGA
- a CDS encoding BPSS1780 family membrane protein encodes MADDNLYAPPTADLNRPADDEDFAITGPHVRSAGDGARWLTQAFAFFRDGWLQWLAATVILLVIYVVVQLIPFIGAIAMMFLGPVFSGGLMIGARAQEQGEDFQVGHLFAGFSTNSGGLLTLGALYLALQIVAWAVGLGIMFLFMGSAGMFGAMVSGDPGAAAAVSPLAATLGVLVIMAVLIPTAAAIWLAPPLVALHGMPALQAMKMSLVGCLKNILAFLIYGLLGLVLAVLATLPLMLGWLILVPVIIISVYTAYRDIFSDTPATLGR; translated from the coding sequence ATGGCCGACGACAACCTTTACGCCCCGCCCACCGCCGATCTCAACCGCCCGGCGGATGACGAGGACTTCGCCATCACCGGTCCTCATGTGCGCAGCGCGGGAGACGGCGCGCGGTGGCTGACCCAGGCCTTCGCCTTCTTTCGCGACGGTTGGCTGCAATGGCTGGCGGCCACCGTCATCCTGCTGGTGATCTACGTGGTGGTGCAACTGATCCCCTTCATCGGCGCCATCGCCATGATGTTCCTCGGACCGGTGTTTTCCGGAGGGCTGATGATAGGGGCGAGGGCCCAGGAACAGGGGGAGGATTTCCAGGTGGGCCACTTGTTCGCGGGGTTCTCCACCAACTCCGGCGGCCTGCTGACCCTGGGCGCGCTGTATCTGGCCCTGCAGATCGTCGCCTGGGCGGTGGGGCTCGGCATCATGTTCCTGTTCATGGGCAGTGCCGGCATGTTCGGCGCCATGGTGTCCGGCGACCCAGGTGCCGCGGCCGCGGTATCCCCGCTGGCGGCCACCCTCGGCGTGCTCGTCATCATGGCGGTGCTGATCCCCACCGCGGCCGCCATCTGGCTCGCCCCGCCCCTGGTGGCCCTCCACGGCATGCCCGCCCTTCAGGCCATGAAGATGAGCCTGGTGGGTTGCCTGAAGAACATCCTCGCCTTCCTGATCTACGGCCTCCTCGGTCTGGTGCTGGCCGTCCTTGCCACCCTCCCGCTGATGCTGGGCTGGCTGATATTGGTGCCCGTGATCATCATCAGCGTGTACACGGCCTATCGGGATATCTTCTCCGATACCCCGGCGACCCTGGGACGCTGA
- a CDS encoding NUDIX hydrolase, with product MHRRELLRLLARHRTRFMDEAAHVQRARAFVEAHEDCFHCDLWPGHVTGSAWVVSPCRDHVLMLHHRKHDQWFQPGGHADGDADILRVALRETAEETGLDASHIHLVDQDLFDVDVHTIPASARGPRHEHFDIRFLVEIDNVVPIPGNDESHDILWIPLSAVSRFNNNRSTYRMVEKTRQLRGGTAWRHGCQGKERQGVLTVP from the coding sequence GTGCATCGCCGGGAGTTGCTGAGACTGCTGGCCCGCCATCGCACCCGGTTCATGGATGAGGCCGCCCACGTGCAGCGTGCCCGGGCCTTCGTCGAGGCCCACGAGGATTGCTTCCATTGCGACCTGTGGCCCGGCCATGTCACGGGCTCCGCCTGGGTGGTGAGCCCGTGCCGGGACCATGTGCTGATGCTTCATCACCGCAAGCATGATCAATGGTTCCAGCCCGGCGGACACGCCGATGGGGATGCCGATATCCTCCGCGTCGCGTTACGTGAGACTGCGGAGGAGACCGGGCTGGACGCCTCCCATATCCATCTGGTGGATCAGGACCTGTTCGACGTCGACGTGCACACCATACCGGCCAGTGCGCGCGGTCCGCGGCACGAACATTTCGATATCCGTTTTCTGGTCGAGATAGACAACGTCGTTCCCATCCCGGGCAACGACGAATCCCATGACATCCTGTGGATTCCGTTATCCGCCGTGTCCAGATTCAACAACAATCGCTCCACCTATCGCATGGTGGAAAAGACCCGTCAGTTGCGCGGAGGCACCGCTTGGCGTCACGGCTGCCAGGGGAAGGAGCGACAGGGGGTCCTTACCGTCCCTTGA